From one Nitrospira sp. MA-1 genomic stretch:
- the rpsO gene encoding 30S ribosomal protein S15, translating to MGLTKEAKTAAIESHRIHDKDTGSSEVQISVLTNRITSLTEHFKTHKKDHHSRRGLLRMVSKRRKLLDYLRRRDEGKYQAVIAALGIRK from the coding sequence ATGGGCTTAACGAAAGAAGCAAAAACGGCGGCCATAGAATCGCATCGGATTCACGACAAGGACACGGGTTCGTCTGAAGTGCAGATTTCCGTGTTAACCAATAGAATTACGAGTCTGACTGAACATTTCAAGACACACAAAAAGGACCATCATTCCCGAAGGGGTCTTTTGCGAATGGTAAGCAAGCGAAGAAAGTTATTGGATTATTTGCGGCGTCGAGACGAGGGCAAATACCAAGCCGTGATCGCTGCACTTGGAATACGGAAATAA
- the truB gene encoding tRNA pseudouridine(55) synthase TruB, translating to MAPMASCIDQSKGLKAPQGMALHGVLNVNKPDGWTSHDVVQRLRSGLGIPKVGHAGTLDPHATGVLPVLIGKGTKIAQYLLGWEKEYGAVLQLGQRTDTQDAWGTVLEEFPIESLTEDRIRSAFATFQGSIQQVPPMYSAVKIGGQPLYKKARKGETVDRPAKTVVIHDLEIQRLNIPEVAFRVVCSKGTYVRTLCDDIGNVLQVGGHLKWLQRRRVGPIHVDQALEVESLLGGLEFSHLDGAFLSLDQALEGFHAVEVDSDDARKVLHGNAISWDRVVHTFVESGVSPKEGNMVRVKQKDGQLLALGRGPVFQTGKGGPVLAIETVFS from the coding sequence ATGGCACCAATGGCTTCGTGCATCGACCAGTCTAAAGGCTTGAAGGCACCGCAGGGAATGGCCTTACATGGCGTTCTGAATGTGAATAAGCCTGATGGATGGACATCGCATGATGTGGTGCAACGCCTCAGGTCGGGTTTGGGTATTCCAAAAGTCGGGCATGCGGGCACCTTGGATCCCCATGCGACGGGCGTCCTGCCGGTTTTAATTGGAAAGGGAACCAAAATTGCCCAGTATCTGTTGGGATGGGAAAAAGAGTATGGCGCCGTGCTTCAATTGGGCCAACGGACAGACACACAAGATGCTTGGGGTACGGTCTTAGAGGAATTCCCCATAGAATCTTTGACAGAGGATCGTATCCGGTCAGCCTTTGCGACGTTTCAAGGGTCTATCCAGCAAGTGCCACCAATGTACTCGGCTGTGAAAATCGGGGGGCAACCCTTGTATAAAAAAGCCAGGAAAGGTGAGACCGTTGACCGACCCGCTAAAACCGTGGTGATTCATGATTTAGAAATTCAAAGACTGAATATCCCTGAGGTCGCGTTTCGAGTGGTCTGTTCTAAGGGAACCTATGTTCGAACTCTCTGCGATGATATTGGAAACGTATTGCAGGTGGGTGGACATTTGAAATGGCTTCAGCGTCGACGGGTCGGACCTATTCATGTTGATCAGGCCCTTGAGGTAGAATCCTTGCTTGGGGGACTTGAATTTTCTCATCTGGATGGGGCATTTTTGAGTTTAGATCAGGCCTTAGAGGGGTTTCACGCTGTTGAGGTCGATAGCGATGATGCTCGAAAGGTGCTCCATGGGAATGCGATTTCCTGGGATCGTGTGGTTCACACGTTTGTGGAATCAGGAGTCTCACCCAAGGAGGGAAATATGGTGAGGGTGAAACAGAAAGATGGGCAATTGCTGGCGTTAGGGAGAGGCCCGGTTTTTCAGACAGGCAAGGGAGGTCCCGTATTAGCGATTGAAACGGTGTTTTCCTAG
- the rbfA gene encoding 30S ribosome-binding factor RbfA — MAKTNSSRATRVADQIRMEVAEILSRKTKDPRIQFVTVTGVKMTADLKIARIYVTALDQAHFDQVTGPGLKSAVGFVRTELGRRLNLRYTPELVFYRDTSAEYGNRIEKLLDSLHEESDEAGKAEASSFLHDKSESIDG; from the coding sequence ATGGCAAAAACAAATAGCAGTCGGGCGACGAGAGTTGCCGATCAGATCCGGATGGAAGTGGCAGAGATTCTTTCCAGAAAAACTAAAGATCCACGTATCCAATTTGTGACCGTGACAGGTGTGAAGATGACGGCGGATCTCAAAATCGCACGGATATATGTGACCGCTTTGGATCAAGCCCATTTTGACCAGGTTACAGGGCCGGGTCTTAAAAGCGCTGTGGGGTTTGTTCGCACGGAATTGGGCCGGCGCTTAAATCTGCGTTATACACCGGAATTGGTTTTTTATCGTGATACGAGTGCTGAGTATGGGAACAGAATTGAAAAGTTGCTGGATTCTCTTCATGAGGAATCTGATGAAGCCGGTAAAGCTGAGGCTTCCTCCTTTCTCCATGACAAGAGCGAAAGTATAGACGGGTAA